GGGCTCAGGAAAAACGACTCTGCTTAACCTTACGGCCCGTTATCTGACGGAAAAAGGATATAAAATTGCCATGATCATCAACGAGGCTGGAGAAACCGGCGTTGATAACCTGTATATGAAGAAAAAAGGTTATGCGGTCAGAGAACTCTTTGGCGGCTGCATCTGCTGTACTCTGGCCCAAAATCTTAAGGAAATGGTTCTTGAATTAAATGAGCGCTACAGCCTCGACGCCATTCTCATGGAGCCCTCTGGCACTGCCAGCCCAAAAGCCCTCTATAAGCCACTGTGCCAGGCCGGCTATGGTGGAGATTCCATCCATCACATTTCTATCCTCGATCCTCTGCGGACAGAAATGTTTCTCTCTATACTGGAGCCGCTCCTTGAGGAATCCCTTCCTCTGGCAGAAGGCATCGTCCAAAATAAAATTGACGCCGCTACTCCTGAGATGATACGCTTTTCCGACGAAATCCGAAACCGCTTTAACAGGGCTGCTCCCGTATACCGCATGAATCTGCTGGAAGGGCTTTCCGATACTTATTGCGGTTATCTGGATGGGGTGCTTTCTGCGGAGGCATCCTCCTGAAAACCTGCCGGAAAAGTCATATTGGGATAAACCCGCTTCATGAGCGGATCGGGGTATTTCTGATCAATCAGAACTGCTGCGGCATTTGACGCAGGTACTCCTCTTGTTCTTTCGGACCATCTCGCCACTGCCAGGCCGGAAACTGCCATATTGACGATCATAAAGATAACCAGTATCCAAGTCAGACGGATCCCGGTTTTTTTAGGAATCCGCTCAACCCCTTTTGACAGCAGTGGATAAAAAAACTGTATCCACAGAAGCCCAAGGGCTCCCCAGAAAAAGGCAAACATAAGATTTGTTCTGCCGTTAAGATTCATAAAAGTCCCGCTGTATTCCCAGGATAATGTGCCAAAGCTCATCTCCTGTACCAGGCTGCAGAGGTATTCAACCCCGCCGCCCAGCAGCATACTGCCTAAAAAAATCCACAGGCGACCTTTTTTAGAAATCCGCTGAAGCCCCAGTGTCAGCGCCACAGCTCCAAAGCCATATACAGGATTGAAAGGCCCGTAGAGAACGCCGCTGCGGCTTTCGATACAGGAGCGTGTCCAGTAACACCAGAGGGTTTCCACAACAACACCCAAAACACAGCCCAGCAGAAAAATCCAGAACAGCTTGTAAAAACATAATCCCCGCGCAAAGCTGCTCTTATCCGTTTCTTCCGAAACTGTCCAATATTTAAAGGTTCTTTTTAGTGTCTGGATCAATTGTCTTGGCCTCCCTTGTTTTATAGCTTTATTGTACGCGCTAAAAATAAAGAAAGGCCTACTCAATTTCTTAAGAATTATTAAATTAATGTTTAAGCAAAAAAACGCAGCTTTGCAGGCAGCGGTTTTTTAAGATCTTATATAAATTTCCGTATTTCCCTGAGTACGACTTCCATTTCCAGAGGCTTTGCCAAGTGGCTGTTCATTCCTGCTTCCCGGGTCGCCTTAACGTCTTCCGTAAAGGCGTTGGCGGTCATAGCTAAAATTGGGATTGTGGCCGCGTCCGGCCGATCCAGCTTCCGGATAGCTTTTGTGGCCTCCAGCCCGTCCATCACCGGCATCCGCACATCCATCAGGATCATATCATAATAGCCCTCAGGTGAATTTAAAAAACAGCGGACTGCGCTTGCTCCATCCTCCTCAGTTTCAATATCAAAGCCCTCCATTCCGAAAAGTATTTCAGCAATTTCCAGATTCAGCGGATTATCCTCTACGATCAAAAGACGTTTCCCTTCAAACCCACCTTTTGTTTTTTCCGGTTCATCGGTCCTTTTATTTTCTGAGGAAGCCTCCGGCCAGTTCCCTTCTTCCTGCACAAAGGGCAGTTCAACCATAAAGCAGCTTCCCTTTCCCTGTTCGCTGGAGATGGAAATACTTCCGCCCATCAGGTGCACAAGGTTCCGGGTAATAGAAAGCCCCAGACCTGTTCCTTCCTGTCTTTTTCCTTCCTTACTTCCATCCTGTTTAAAGGGTTCATATATATGCTTCAGAAATTCCTCAGACATACCGATACCATTATCCTCGACCTCAAACCGCATCACGCTCTTCTTGCCTTTCTTGCGTTCTTCATTAACCCGAAGGGTAATCTTACCGCCGTCAGGCGTGTATTTGACCGCGTTGCTGAGCAGGTTCATCAAAATCTGATTAAGGCGCAGGCTGTCACCGTAGTACTCTGCCTCCATATGCTCGGGCATAAGCACACTGAACTGCTGCCTTTTTTCTCTGGCCTGTGCATCAATAATAGCTTCCAGCTCCCGCAGAAGGGCACACAGGTCAAAGGGCTCCCGGTTGATGGTCATTTTTCCGCTTTCAATCTTCGACATATCCAAAATATCATTGATCAGAGCCAGCAAGAAATTGGCTGAAGCCTGAATTTTATGTATACAGTCCTCTGTTCTGACAATATCATGGATATTGGCCTCGGCAATAGAGGCCATGCCGATAATGGCGTTCATTGGTGTCCGGATATCATGGGACATTCTGGACAAAAAGTCCGATTTTGCGTTGTTAGCCTGCTCAGCCAGATTCAAAGCGTCCAAAAGAGCGGCGCGTTTCCGTTCCTCTTCTTTTCGGATATCGTCCACATCCCTAAAGGTCAGCACCACCGTTTTTTCTTCCACCGCCGCGCTTATTACCAAAACACCAATCATTTCAGTCCAGCGGTAAATCCCATCCGGCGCCAGTCTCCTCAATTCCCGGACAATCACTTTTTCCCCGGCCGCTACGCTTTCTCTAATACTTTCGAGCGAAAAAGCCTTCCGGAACATTTCACGGTCATCGGGATGTATCAGGGCATTGCAATACTCAATATTCTGGGATTCAAAATCCCCCTGTACCGGGAACTCCGGAAAGGAATTGTCAAATTTTGCGGTTGTGTAGGTACCGTCCCCCAGATTGAGGAGCATGCACTCCCCAAAAAGCGTGGTGACACCCGCATTAAAGGCTTCCCATTCCTGCTCCAGACGTTTCCGGCTGTCTACCTGGGAAAGCATCAAAATTGCCTTCCCTTTTTCTGCAGCGCTGCCGACACGGAGCAGCAATGTATTCATCCAGTGATATGTGCCGTCCTCATCCTTTTGCCTGAAATCAAGCTGCAGTTCCCGTTTTCCATTCTCAAAAGCTTTAAGGACATTTTGACGGCCAAAGGTTTCTCTCAAAGCGCTGCTGTAGGAAGGGTGGGTAGATCGGATTCCCTGCTCCAGCAGATCATCATAACAGCCGTACTCGCCCTCGGGAAACCAGTTGCTCTCATCACAGCCGATGATCTCATAGGTATTCCGGCATAAATCCACAGAAATAATCAGTCCATAAACCTTGAGCGCCGCCGCTGCAAGATAATCTCTTCTCTCCTCTGCCTTTCGCTCTGTTTCAGTTAAAATATGTGGTGTTACAGAGATCAATACAGCTGGTATTTTATCCTCCCACATCATTTTTGAAGCAGAGATGTCCACCACCTCGCCAAAAGGGTCATTGTAATTGATCGTGCTGTGCTGTTCTTTGCCTTCAAGTCCCGGGAGCGGACAGTTTGCGCAGGTACCAGCCCACAGCTCATGGCAGACTGATCCAATTCTGGCGTCTGGTGTAACTTCTTTTACCCGGTCATTAAAATATAATATTCGATGATCATCCTGACGAATCACATAGATCGCTGTTCCACTCAGGTTATTAAGAATGGATTCAATGGTATTTTGTGTCATACTGCTCCCCTCCTTTTTAACGGCATCGGCTTTTTTAAAAATTTTATACTTATTATGATTTATTATACGCATATTATCAAGAATTGACAAGCATTCAACGCTTTCTTAACATGACAAAAAAATAAAAAAACAGCGAATCTCCACGAAACCGCTGCTTTCTTCTAATCTCACTTTAAAAGAGCCTGCACCTGAGCCCGCTTCTGGAAGAGCGCGCAGCCGCCGTCATGCTCACCGCCTACCAGCGATTCCTGTTGCAGACGGGTAAAAAACGGTGAATCCAGAACCTCCAGTAGTGTGTAATCCCTCAGACTTCTGTCCGAATAGGGTGAAAATGGGCAGGCCTCTGCCGCGCCATATGCATTGATATGAAAAAATCCCCGACCGGCTGCCAGACAGCCGCCCATATGCTTTTCGTCACCAGGAAATGAGAGAAAGATCATCCCCGGGAAGGCTTCCCTCAGCGCGGCCTGCCGCCGCTCTAAAACAGCCCGCTCAGCTTCTGAAGGCGCCAGCGGCTCACTGCTCTCCTCTACTGGCACATATTCCACAAAGAAAACAAGACGGCAGCCCTGGCTGTCAAGCTTTTTAATAAAAGCGTCGCCAGCAACTGTATGGAGATTTTCAGTGGTGACCGTGATGGACACGCCAAAGAGGACCCCTCTTTGGCTGAGGCGCTCCATAACCTCCTGAACTGCCCTGTGTGTTCCCTCACCGCGGCGGTCATCGGTCTGTACCTTGTCGCCCTCAATACTGATAACTGGTATCAGATGCCGGTTCTTTTCAAAAAAATCCGCTGTGTCTTCGTCAATCAACAGACCATTGGTAAAAACCGGAAAGACCATCTCCTTTACACAGGCAGCCGCTTCCAGCACATCCCACCGCATGAGCGGCTCGCCTCCTGCCAGAAGATTAAAAGAAACACCGAGCCCAGCGGCTTCCTCAAATATTTTCTGCCATTCTTCAGCGGTCAGCGCTTTTTCTTCGCTCGCGCTGCAGATACCGTTTGCCCGTGCATAACAGCCCTTGCAGTGAAGGTTACACTCTGTGGCAATGCTTGAGATCAAAAACGGCGGAATATGGCGCCCCTGTTTTTCAGCAGCCTCACGCTTCTTCATGGCCCGCACAAGCCTGTCCCGAAGCTTAAAAATAAAAGCTGTCTCCTTCGGATTTTTAAGGGTTCCTCTCACAACACCGGCCGCCAGTTTCTCAATGGCACGGTTCATATATCGGGTAAGCTCACTATTCTGCTTCATGACGCTTCACCCGCACATCATAGAGTGCTGCAAACTGCCGGACATGTCTCTCCAGAGTCTGCAGCACTGCTTTCATATCTGTAACCCCAGGCTCATACTGGTTGAAAAGCATGTAAATGGGGCTGTAGAACTGCAGCGCAGCCATTTTGGGGTCTGCCCTGACAAAATAGCCATTATCAATCATCCAGCCAAAGAGCTGCGCCTGATAATCGAGGGCGCCGTCAACAAACATTTTCTGGTAAATGGCCTGAACCTTCTCATTGTTAAAACGCTCAATGGACAGCATCCTGAAAAACTTAAAAAAGTAATCATCAGAGAGATAATGCTCTACCGATGCCAGTACCATTTCAACCAGACTGTCAATGGTCTTCATATAGGCCATATTCTCAATGATGTTTCCCTCAAGATGCTTCGGTGAAGCAAAATGGCTGAAAAAGGCGTCTGCCCGGGTATCATAGGTCTCTACAAGCTCGTCAAAAATAGCCTGCTTACCCTTATAATGATTGTAAATGGAGCTTTCCTTGATGCCGGTGGCTCTGGCAATGTCCCGAACCGATACGGCGCTGTAGCCCTTTGCGCTGAACAATGTCAGCGCTTCGCAGGCGATCCTTTCCCTGGTGTTCATAATCATTCTCCTCAATAAAAAAACTAACGATCGTTAGTTTTTATTATATGCGAACGATCGTTAGTTTGTCAACAAACCTTAAGGAATTTTATTCCCATCTGAAAAAACGGATGGATACAACAACGCAGATGACTGCCAGGATAACCATCACCGCAACCGGCACTGCGGCGTTTTCGATGGGCAGTCCCAGCGCGGCGTTTTTCATGAGCTTCACGCCCTGCGTCAGGGGCATAATATCCGCCACATGCTGCAGAGCCGGGGGCATAACCTCATAGGGCAGCGTTGCGCCAGAAAAAATCAGCATCGGAAAATAAAGAACCGTGCACAGCAGGTTAGCTGTCTTGATATTTCCAGCCACGCTCGCCACCAGCATTCCCAGGCTGTAGATGGAAACTGTGACGAGCAGAAAGGACAAACCAAAATAAAGGAAGGAGCCTCCCTCCCATCCACCGCCAAACATCCGGCAAATTCCATAAACCATTGCCATAGCCGCGAGGGCGTAAACAAAATTGACAACCATCTGCACAAAGAGCAGCATTCCCGGACTAACAGGCGTTACCTCAAAGCGTTTGAGTATTTTTCGGTGTCGGTAATCTGCCAGAGCCAGGGGCAGCCCCATCAGGCCTGTGGCGCAGATACCAATGCCTGAGAGCGCCCCGAAGGATTGGGCCATAAACGAATAACCCGCTCCGTCAAATGCGGGCTTTGCTCCATAGATAACACCGATAATCACAGCCACAACAGCCGGCGAAAAAAGGCCGAAAAGAACCAGGTTCATGGCCCTGACGGAAAGCTTGAACTCGATCCAGAATAAACTTTTAAACGCGCGCATCATCGTCACCTCCCGTATACCAGAGATAAGCCTCCTCAAAGCAGCTGCAAGGGCTTCCCTCTGTTATCTCTCCTATGGTTCCGCAGATCTGGGGCTCTCCCTTTTTCAGAATTAACGCCCGGTCACACAAAACCTCCACTTCATCCATAAAATGAGAGGTCAGCACAATGGTCAGACCACCCTTTTTCAATTCCTTCAGATACTGCCAGACCTCCCGGCGTGCCCGGGTGTCCAGCCCGGTAGTCAGCTCGTCCAGAAATACCAGCTCAGGGTTGGGGATCAATGCCAGCAGAACGGAGAGACGCTGGCGTTCTCCGCCGGACAGCTGGCTTACCTCCTGTTTTTCAAGCCCCTGTATGTCAAATACCGCGAGCAGTCTCTGCCAGTCTGCGGGTTGTCTGTAAAGAGCAGCTGTCATCCGGCAGACCTCTCCCACCCGGATTTTATCCTGATAGCCTGTCTCCTGAAACTGGACGCCGACACGTTCAAAAAGTGTTTTTCTCCCTTCAGACGGGTTTATCCCCAAAATTTCCACAGTTCCGGCGCTTGCTTTCTTCACGCCCAGCATACACTCAATACTGGTGCTCTTCCCCGCACCGTTTGGGCCGAGGAGTCCAAAGACTTCCCCCCGGGCTACGCTCAGGCTCAGGCCGCTTACTGCCGTCACACTGCCATAGTTTTTACTCAGGTTCTGTACCTGTAAAACCTTTTCCATTTTTGCACCTCCTTTTTATCTCTGCCAGGAGATTATACCCCGCCGCAGAAAAAGGTGCTTGACCACCCTTGCTAAAATAAAATTTATCCACAGATACCCCGAAAATCCTCCACATATCCACAATTTTTCCCAATAAAAAACGGCCAAAGCCGCTTCAGAGTATCCAAAAACCTGGGAGACGAAGCCTTTTACCTAAGGAAGAAAAAAGTGTCCTGCGGGCATTACCCCTACAACAGTATCTTCTTCTCAAAGTAGACGCTTTATCTCGCCAATGTCCGGCTGTGCCGGTAGTGCGACACAACTCCTGGCCGTTATCCACAGCGCCTGGACCTTTTTTCTTATCTGGATAAAAGGCGCAGTCTCGGACTATGACACTTTTTTGGCAGTCTGAAGCGGTCAGAGACCGCATTTCATCAAATTTGTAGTATAATTTTCCATTCTCAATTTTCCATTTTTCCCCTTACCGGACGGGCCTCAATATATCCACGGTATCCCTGGGGCTCCAGCTGAAAACGCGGGCCATCATTATCTGCCCACTCGAAACCGTAGAGCTCAGGCTCATAGCTGTCGATTACCGCCTCGATATCCTTGACCGCCTGATAAAACTTTTCATCCTCAAAGGGTTCTCCCTGAAAGACCATCATTTTACAGGGGGGCAGTTCAATTAAATCGAATCCCTCGGCCACCGGCCCGTCATAATCCACAGGAAGC
The DNA window shown above is from Eubacterium limosum and carries:
- a CDS encoding GTP-binding protein, whose amino-acid sequence is MNTLPKLFLFSGFLGSGKTTLLNLTARYLTEKGYKIAMIINEAGETGVDNLYMKKKGYAVRELFGGCICCTLAQNLKEMVLELNERYSLDAILMEPSGTASPKALYKPLCQAGYGGDSIHHISILDPLRTEMFLSILEPLLEESLPLAEGIVQNKIDAATPEMIRFSDEIRNRFNRAAPVYRMNLLEGLSDTYCGYLDGVLSAEASS
- a CDS encoding ABC transporter ATP-binding protein, with the protein product MEKVLQVQNLSKNYGSVTAVSGLSLSVARGEVFGLLGPNGAGKSTSIECMLGVKKASAGTVEILGINPSEGRKTLFERVGVQFQETGYQDKIRVGEVCRMTAALYRQPADWQRLLAVFDIQGLEKQEVSQLSGGERQRLSVLLALIPNPELVFLDELTTGLDTRARREVWQYLKELKKGGLTIVLTSHFMDEVEVLCDRALILKKGEPQICGTIGEITEGSPCSCFEEAYLWYTGGDDDARV
- a CDS encoding ABC transporter permease; its protein translation is MRAFKSLFWIEFKLSVRAMNLVLFGLFSPAVVAVIIGVIYGAKPAFDGAGYSFMAQSFGALSGIGICATGLMGLPLALADYRHRKILKRFEVTPVSPGMLLFVQMVVNFVYALAAMAMVYGICRMFGGGWEGGSFLYFGLSFLLVTVSIYSLGMLVASVAGNIKTANLLCTVLYFPMLIFSGATLPYEVMPPALQHVADIMPLTQGVKLMKNAALGLPIENAAVPVAVMVILAVICVVVSIRFFRWE
- a CDS encoding putative ABC transporter permease — its product is MIQTLKRTFKYWTVSEETDKSSFARGLCFYKLFWIFLLGCVLGVVVETLWCYWTRSCIESRSGVLYGPFNPVYGFGAVALTLGLQRISKKGRLWIFLGSMLLGGGVEYLCSLVQEMSFGTLSWEYSGTFMNLNGRTNLMFAFFWGALGLLWIQFFYPLLSKGVERIPKKTGIRLTWILVIFMIVNMAVSGLAVARWSERTRGVPASNAAAVLIDQKYPDPLMKRVYPNMTFPAGFQEDASAESTPSR
- a CDS encoding ATP-binding response regulator, which codes for MTQNTIESILNNLSGTAIYVIRQDDHRILYFNDRVKEVTPDARIGSVCHELWAGTCANCPLPGLEGKEQHSTINYNDPFGEVVDISASKMMWEDKIPAVLISVTPHILTETERKAEERRDYLAAAALKVYGLIISVDLCRNTYEIIGCDESNWFPEGEYGCYDDLLEQGIRSTHPSYSSALRETFGRQNVLKAFENGKRELQLDFRQKDEDGTYHWMNTLLLRVGSAAEKGKAILMLSQVDSRKRLEQEWEAFNAGVTTLFGECMLLNLGDGTYTTAKFDNSFPEFPVQGDFESQNIEYCNALIHPDDREMFRKAFSLESIRESVAAGEKVIVRELRRLAPDGIYRWTEMIGVLVISAAVEEKTVVLTFRDVDDIRKEEERKRAALLDALNLAEQANNAKSDFLSRMSHDIRTPMNAIIGMASIAEANIHDIVRTEDCIHKIQASANFLLALINDILDMSKIESGKMTINREPFDLCALLRELEAIIDAQAREKRQQFSVLMPEHMEAEYYGDSLRLNQILMNLLSNAVKYTPDGGKITLRVNEERKKGKKSVMRFEVEDNGIGMSEEFLKHIYEPFKQDGSKEGKRQEGTGLGLSITRNLVHLMGGSISISSEQGKGSCFMVELPFVQEEGNWPEASSENKRTDEPEKTKGGFEGKRLLIVEDNPLNLEIAEILFGMEGFDIETEEDGASAVRCFLNSPEGYYDMILMDVRMPVMDGLEATKAIRKLDRPDAATIPILAMTANAFTEDVKATREAGMNSHLAKPLEMEVVLREIRKFI
- a CDS encoding TetR/AcrR family transcriptional regulator; amino-acid sequence: MNTRERIACEALTLFSAKGYSAVSVRDIARATGIKESSIYNHYKGKQAIFDELVETYDTRADAFFSHFASPKHLEGNIIENMAYMKTIDSLVEMVLASVEHYLSDDYFFKFFRMLSIERFNNEKVQAIYQKMFVDGALDYQAQLFGWMIDNGYFVRADPKMAALQFYSPIYMLFNQYEPGVTDMKAVLQTLERHVRQFAALYDVRVKRHEAE
- a CDS encoding radical SAM/SPASM domain-containing protein; the protein is MKQNSELTRYMNRAIEKLAAGVVRGTLKNPKETAFIFKLRDRLVRAMKKREAAEKQGRHIPPFLISSIATECNLHCKGCYARANGICSASEEKALTAEEWQKIFEEAAGLGVSFNLLAGGEPLMRWDVLEAAACVKEMVFPVFTNGLLIDEDTADFFEKNRHLIPVISIEGDKVQTDDRRGEGTHRAVQEVMERLSQRGVLFGVSITVTTENLHTVAGDAFIKKLDSQGCRLVFFVEYVPVEESSEPLAPSEAERAVLERRQAALREAFPGMIFLSFPGDEKHMGGCLAAGRGFFHINAYGAAEACPFSPYSDRSLRDYTLLEVLDSPFFTRLQQESLVGGEHDGGCALFQKRAQVQALLK